Proteins from a single region of Oreochromis niloticus isolate F11D_XX linkage group LG7, O_niloticus_UMD_NMBU, whole genome shotgun sequence:
- the cnot1 gene encoding LOW QUALITY PROTEIN: CCR4-NOT transcription complex subunit 1 (The sequence of the model RefSeq protein was modified relative to this genomic sequence to represent the inferred CDS: inserted 1 base in 1 codon) produces MNLDSLSLALSQISYLVDNLTKKNYRASQQEIQHIVNRHGPEADRHLLRCLFSHVDFSGDGKSSGKDFHQTQFLIQECVSLISKPNFISTLCYAIDNPLHYQKSLKPSAHLFTQLSKVLKLSKVQEVIFGLALLNSSNTDLRGFAAQFIKQKLPDLLRSYVDADLGGNQEGGFQDIAIEVLHLLLSHLLFGQKGASGVGQEQIDAFLKTLCRDFPQERCPVVLAPLLYPEKRDILMDRILPDSGELAKTRMESSLAEFIQEVGYGFCASLDECRNIIVQYGVREVTASQVARVLGMMARTHSGLTDGIPLQSISAPGSGIWSDGKDKNDGSQSHTWNVEVLIDIVKEVNPNLNFKEVTYELDHPGFIIRDSKGLQIVVFGILRGLGIESFPVDLIYRPWKHAEGQLSFIQHSLMNPEVFCFADYPCHTVAIDILKAPPEDDNREIATWKSLDLVESLLRLSEVGQYEQVKQLFSFPIKHCPDMLVLALLQITTSWHTLRHELISTLMPIFLGNHPNSAIILHYAWHGQGQSPSIRQLIMHSMAEWYMRGEQYDQAKLSRILDVAQDLKSLSMLLNGTPFAFVIDLAALASRREYLKLDKWLTDKIREHGEPFIQACVTFLKRRCPSIMGGLAPDKDQPKSAQLPPETLATMLACLQSCAGSVSQELSETILTMVANCSNVMNKARQPPPGVMPKGRAPSTSTLDAISPVQMDPLSGIGGLNLGPTATSHNPSISFPTPVNTPFNNPQSPAKAFPPLPNPNPSTPFGSISGLPSQLPGALGTGIGPGLGMPAGSTDPFGPRKMSTPGLNPPTFQQSKMKASDLSQVWPEANQHFSKEIDDEANSYFQRIYNHPPHPTMSVDEVLEMLQRFKDSTIKREREVFNCMLRNLFEEYRFFPQYPDKELHITACLFGGIIEKGLVTYMALGLALRYVLEALRKPYGSKMYYFGIAALDRFKNRLKDYPQYCQHLASIGHFLQFPHHLQEYIEYGQQSRDPPVKMQGSITTPGSLALVQAQAQSQQPAGLKAPQPGQPSTLVTTTTTTTTASKTSTIARPTPSNFKKDVPPSINTTNIDTLLVATDQTERIVEPPENVQEKIAFIFNNLSQSNMTQKVEELKETVKEEFMPWVSQYLVMKRVSIEPNFHSLYSNFLDTLKNPEFVKMVLNETYRNIKVLLTSDKAAANFSDRSLLKNLGHWLGMITLAKNKPILYTDLEVKSLLLEAYVKGQQELLYVVPFVAKVLESSVRSMVFRPQNPWTMAIMNVLAELHQEHDLKLNLKFEIEVLCKNLSLDINELKPGNLLKDKEKLKNLEEQLSAPKKEAKPPEEMLPVSTAAPPSTPAATTTTCATTGPPXPQFSYHDINVYALAGLAPHININVNIPLLQAHPQLKQCVRQSVERAVQELVHPVVDRSIKIAMTTCEQIIRKDFALDSEESRMRVAAHHMMRNLTAGMAMITCREPLLMSIATNLKNSFAAALRAPTPQQRDMMEEAAARIAQDNCELACCFIQKTAVEKAGPEMDKRLATEFELRKHARQEGRRYCDPVVLTYQAERMPEQIRLKVGGVDPKQLAVYEEFARNVPGFLPSNDLSQPTGFLAQPMKQQAWATDDVAQIYDKCIADLEQHLHAIPPALAMNPLTQALRSLLEAVALARNSRDGIAALGLLQKAVEGLLDATSGADADLLLRYRECHLLVLKALQDGRAYGPQWCNKQITRCLIECRDEYKYNVEAVELLIRNHLVNMQQYDLHLAQSMENGLHYMAVAFAMQLVKLLLVDERSVSHVTEADLFHTIETLMRTCAHSRANAPEGLPQLMDVVRSNYEAMIDRAHGGPNFMMHSGISQASEYDDPPGLREKAEYLLREWVNLYHSAAAGRDSTKAFSAFVGQMHQQGILKTDDLITRFFRLCTEMCVEISYRAQAEQQHNPAASAAIIRAKCYHNLDAFVRLIALLVKHSGEATNTVTKINLLNKVLGIVVGVLIQDHDVRQTEFQQLPYHRIFIMLLLELNAPEHVLETINFQTLTAFCNTFHILRPTKAPGFVYAWLELISHRIFIARMLAHTPQQKGWPMYAQLLIDLFKYLAPFLRNVELNKPMQILYKGTLRVLLVLLHDFPEFLCDYHYGFCDVIPPNCIQLRNLILSAFPRNMRLPDPFTPNLKVDMLSEINIAPRILTNFTGVMPSQFKKDLDSYLKTRSPVTFLSELRSNLQVSNEPGNRYNIQLINALVLYVGTQAIAHIHNKGSTPSMSTITHSAHMDIFQNLAVDLDTEGRYLFLNAIANQLRYPNSHTHYFSCTMLYLFAEANTEAIQEQITRVLLERLIVNRPHPWGLLITFIELIKNPAFKFWSHDFVHCAPEIEKLFQSVAQCCMGQKQAQQVMEGTGAS; encoded by the exons ATGAATCTTGACTCGCTCTCGCTGGCTTTGTCTCAAATCAGCTATCTGGTGGACaatttaacaaagaaaaactaCCGAGCCAGCCAGCAAGAAATACAGCAT ATTGTAAATCGTCACGGTCCTGAGGCAGACAGGCATCTACTACGCTGTCTCTTCTCCCATGTGGATTTCAGTGGCGATGGTAAAAGCAGTGGCAAGGACTTTCACCAG ACACAGTTTCTGATCCAGGAGTGTGTGTCGCTGATATCAAAACCAAACTTTATCTCTACTCTGTGCTACGCCATCGACAATCCCCTGCACTACCAGAAG AGTTTGAAGCCATCTGCTCACTTATTCACTCAACTGAGCAAAGTTCTTAAGCTCAGCAAAGTCCAAGAG GTTATATTTGGCCTTGCTCTGCTCAACTCCAGCAACACAGACCTTCGTGGCTTTG CTGCTCAGTTCATCAAGCAGAAACTTCCAGACCTCCTGCGGTCATACGTTGACGCAGATCTTGGAGGAAACCAAGAAGGTGGCTTCCAAGACATTGCCATAGAGGTGCTGCACCTACTGCTCTCCCATCTACTGTTTGGACAGAAGGGAGCCAGTGGGGTAGGGCAAGAGCAGATTGACGCCTTCCTAAAAACACTTTGCCGAG ATTTCCCCCAGGAGCGCTGTCCTGTGGTGCTCGCACCACTGCTGTACCCTGAAAAACGGGACATTCTCATGGACAGGATCCTGCCTGACTCGGGGGAGTTAGCTAAGACCAGGATGGAGAGTTCTCTTGCAGAATTCATTCAAGAAGTTGGCTATGGTTTCTGTGCTAG TCTGGACGAGTGCAGAAACATAATCGTCCAATATGGGGTGAGAGAGGTGACAGCCAGCCAGGTAGCCAGAGTCCTGGGCATGATGGCTCGTACCCACTCTGGTCTAACTGACGGCATCCCACTACAG TCTATCTCCGCTCCAGGAAGCGGTATCTGGAGCGATGGGAAAGATAAGAACGATGGTTCGCAGTCACATACGTGGAACGTTGAGGTACTCATCGACATTGTCAAAGAAGTG AATCCCAATCTCAACTTCAAAGAGGTGACATATGAACTGGACCACCCGGGCTTTATAATCCGAGATAGCAAAGGCCTGCAGATAGTGGTGTTTGGGATCCTGAGAGGGCTGGGCATTGAAAGTTTTCCTGTGGATCTCATCTATCGGCCTTGGAAACATGCTGAGGGACAG tTGTCATTCATTCAACACTCCCTGATGAACCCGGAAGTGTTTTGCTTTGCCGACTACCCTTGTCACACTGTGGCCATTGACATCCTCAAGGCCCCACCAGAGGATGACAATAGAGAGATTGCCACATG GAAAAGTCTGGATCTGGTGGAGAGTCTGCTTCGACTGTCTGAGGTGGGCCAGTATGAGCAGGTGAAGCAGCTGTTCAGCTTCCCGATCAAACACTGCCCAGATATGTTGGTGCTGGCATTACTGCAGATTACCACCTCGTGGCACACACTGCGCCACGAGCTCATCTCCACCCTGATGCCCATCTTTTTGGGAAATCACCCCAACTCTGCCATTATCCTGCACTACGCCTGGCATGGACAG GGACAGTCTCCTTCCATACGTCAGCTAATTATGCATTCGATGGCTGAATGGTACATGAGAGGGGAGCAGTATGACCAAGCAAAGTTATCTCGCATCCTGGATGTGGCCCAAGACTTAAAG TCTCTATCAATGCTGCTGAATGGTACTCCGTTTGCCTTTGTTATTGATCTCGCTGCACTTGCCTCGCGTCGTGAATACCTCAAACTTGATAAATGGCTTACTGACAAAATTAGAGAGCACGGG GAACCTTTCATCCAAGCTTGTGTGACGTTCTTGAAGAGGCGCTGTCCATCCATTATGGGGGGTTTGGCTCCTGACAAGGACCAGCCCAAAAGTGCCCAGTTACCTCCAGAGACTTTAGCCACCATGCTAGCCTGCTTGCAGTCATGTGCTGG CAGTGTATCCCAGGAGTTGTCGGAGACTATCCTGACGATGGTGGCTAATTGCAGCAATGTAATGAATAAAGCCCGACAGCCACCACCAGGTGTAATGCCAAAGGGACGTGCCCCGAGCACCAGCACCCTAGATGCCATCTCACCTGTACAG atggaccctCTGAGTGGCATTGGCGGTTTGAATTTGGGGCCCACAGCTACTTCCCACAATCCAAGCATAAGTTTCCCAACCCCAGTGAATACACCTTTCAATAATCCCCAGTCTCCAGCAAAAGCCTTTCCACCACTTCCCAATCCTAATCCCAGCACACCTTTTGGGAGCATTTCCGGCCTCCCTTCACAGCTCCCTG GTGCACTTGGCACGGGCATCGGTCCTGGTCTAGGGATGCCAGCAGGAAGCACTGATCCTTTTGGTCCCAGGAAGATGAGCACACCGGGCCTGAACCCACCAACCTTTCAGCAGAGTAAGATGAAGGCCT CCGACCTTTCTCAGGTGTGGCCCGAAGCAAACCAGCACTTTAGTAAGGAAATAGATGACGAAGCAAACAGTTACTTCCAGCGCATTTACAACCATCCACCTCACCCAACCATGTCTGTGGATGAA GTCTTGGAAATGCTGCAGAGGTTTAAGGATTCAACCATCAAGCGGGAGCGAGAGGTGTTCAACTGCATGCTTCGAAACCTGTTTGAGGAATACAGATTCTTCCCCCAGTACCCGGACAAGGAGCTGCATATCACTGCCTGTCTTTTTGGTGGAATAATCGAGAAGGGTCTTGTCACGTACATGGCCCTTGGTTTGGCCCTCCGATATGTTCTTGAAGCCTTAAGAAAACCGTACGGATCCAAAATGTATTACTTTGGAATTGCTGCCCTAGATCGGTTCAAAAACAG aCTAAAGGACTACCCTCAGTACTGTCAGCACCTGGCTTCAATTGGTCATTTCTTGCAATTCCCCCACCATTTACAAGAG TATATTGAGTATGGACAACAGTCACGGGACCCTCCAGTGAAGATGCAGGGGTCCATCACCACACCTGGGAGCCTGGCTCTGGTGCAAGCCCAGGCACAGTCACAGCAACCTGCCGGCCTTAAAGCCCCACAGCCAGGCCAGCCCAGCACCCTCGTCACAACCACCACCACGACAACCACGGCCTCCAAGACGTCCACGATCGCAAGACCGACACCCAGCAACTTCAAGAAGGATGTGCCT CCCTCCATAAACACTACCAACATTGACACCCTGCTGGTGGCTACTGACCAAACGGAAAGGATTGTAGAACCTCCGGAGAATGTCCAGGAGAAgattgcttttattttcaacAACCTTTCTCAGTCCAACATGACTCAGAAG GTCGAGGAGTTGAAAGAGACGGTGAAAGAGGAGTTTATGCCCTGGGTGTCTCAGTACCTGGTGATGAAGCGAGTCAGCATCGAGCCCAACTTTCACAGCCTCTACTCAAACTTTTTGGACACACTCAAAAACCCTGAGTTTGTGAAGATGGTTCTTAATGAAACCTACAGGAACATCAAG GTGCTTCTGACCTCAGACAAGGCAGCTGCCAACTTCTCTGATCGCTCCCTGCTGAAGAACCTTGGCCACTGGTTAGGCATGATTACACTGGCCAAAAACAAGCCTATCCTTTACACA GATCTAGAAGTAAAGTCTTTGCTACTGGAAGCTTATGTGAAAGGCCAGCAGGAGCTGCTCTATGTGGTTCCCTTTGTGGCCAAAGTTTTGGAATCCAGCGTGCGAAGCATG GTTTTCAGACCCCAGAATCCTTGGACAATGGCCATCATGAATGTTCTCGCTGAGCTGCATCAGGAACATGACCTCAAG TTGAATTTGAAGTTTGAGATTGAAGTTCTGTGTAAGAACTTATCTTTGGACATCAACGAGCTGAAGCCAGGAAACCTGCTGAAGGACAAGGAGAAGCTAAAGAACCTCGAGGAGCAGCTATCGGCACCAAAGAAGGAGGCAAAACCTCCAGAGGAGATGCTGCCAGTCTCTACTGCAG CTCCTCCCTCCACCCCAGCTGCAACCACCACCACTTGTGCAACGACCGGGCCCC ACCCGCAGTTTAGTTACCATGACATCAATGTGTATGCACTGGCAGGCCTGGCTCCCCACATCAATATAAATGTCAAC ATCCCTCTGCTGCAGGCTCATCCTCAGCTAAAGCAATGTGTGCGTCAATCAGTGGAGCGTGCCGTCCAGGAGCTGGTGCACCCTGTGGTCGATCGCTCTATCAAAATCGCAATGACAACCTGTGAGCAGATCATCAGGAAGGACTTTGCTCTGGATTCTGAAGAGTCCCGCATGCGTGTGGCTGCGCACCATATGATGAGAAACCTGACTGCTGGCATGGCCATGATCACCTGCCGTGAGCCTCTGCTCATGAGCATTGCCACCAACCTAAAGAATAgctttgctgcagctctgagg GCACCAACACCCCAACAGAGGGACATGATGGAAGAGGCTGCAGCCAGAATTGCTCAAGACAACTGTGAACTGGCTTGCTGTTTCATTCAGaaaacagcagtggagaagGCTGGCCCTGAAATGGACAAGAGACTAGCCACG GAGTTTGAGCTGAGGAAGCATGCACGCCAGGAGGGACGTCGCTATTGTGATCCCGTTGTTCTGACTTACCAGGCTGAACGTATGCCAGAGCAGATCAGGCTAAAG GTGGGAGGAGTGGACCCTAAGCAGCTGGCTGTGTATGAGGAGTTTGCTAGAAATGTTCCAGGTTTCTTACCAAGTAATGACCTTTCCCAACCGACTGGCTTCTTGGCTCAGCCCATGAAG CAACAGGCATGGGCGACGGATGATGTTGCTCAGATCTATGATAAGTGCATAGCAGACCTGGAGCAGCATCTTCATGCCATCCCTCCAGCGCTTGCCATGAACCCTCTTACCCAGGCCCTGCGGAGCTTGCTGGAAGCTGTGGCTCTGGCTAGAAACTCCAGGGATGGCATTGCAGCGCTTGGCTTGCTGCAGAAG GCTGTTGAAGGTCTTCTGGATGCTACGAGCGGCGCCGATGCCGACTTGCTGCTTCGCTATAGGGAGTGCCACCTGTTGGTGCTTAAAGCCCTCCAGGATGGACGTGCCTATGGCCCACAGTGGTGCAATAAGCAGATCACCAG GTGTCTGATTGAATGCCGTGACGAATACAAGTACAACGTCGAGGCGGTGGAGCTTTTGATCAGGAACCATCTTGTAAATATGCAGCAGTATGACCTGCACCTAGCACAG TCAATGGAAAATGGACTGCACTACATGGCGGTTGCATTTGCCATGCAGTTGgtgaagctgctgctggtggaTGAACGCAGTGTGAGCCACGTCACAGAAGCTGACCTCTTCCACACAATTGAGACTTTAATGAGGACCTGTGCACACTCCAGAGCTAATGCACCTGAGGG GCTTCCCCAGCTGATGGATGTGGTTCGCTCCAACTATGAAGCCATGATTGACCGGGCCCACGGTGGACCCAACTTCATGATGCACTCTGGGATTTCACAGGCGTCAGAATATGATGATCCTCCAGGCTTGAGGGAGAAGGCAGAGTACCTCCTGAGGGAATGGGTCAACCTGTATcactcagctgctgctggcaggGATAGCACCAAAGCTTTCTCTGCCTTTGTTGGCCAG ATGCACCAGCAGGGAATTCTGAAGACGGATGACCTGATCACTCGCTTCTTCCGGCTGTGCACAGAAATGTGTGTGGAGATTAGCTATCGGGCACAAGCTGAACAGCAGCACAACCCAGCAGCCAGTGCAGCCATCATCAGAGCTAAATGTTACCACAACCTGGATGCCTTTGTGAGGCTCATAGCCCTGCTGGTGAAACACTCTGGAGAGGCCACCAACACAGTGACAAAAATCAACCTCCTCAACAAG GTGCTCGGCATTGTAGTTGGCGTGTTGATCCAGGACCACGATGTTCGTCAGACTGAATTCCAGCAGCTGCCGTATCACCGCATTTTCATCATGCTGCTGTTGGAGCTCAACGCCCCTGAACATGTCCTGGAAACCATCAACTTCCAGACACTCACTGCCTTCTG CAATACCTTCCACATCCTGAGACCCACCAAAGCACCTGGTTTTGTGTACGCCTGGCTGGAACTGATTTCTCATCGCATCTTCATTGCCAGGATGCTTGCACACACCCCACAGCAGAAG GGTTGGCCCATGTACGCACAACTGTTGATTGATCTTTTCAAGTACCTGGCCCCTTTCCTGAGGAACGTAGAGCTCAACAAACCTATGCAAATCCTCTACAAG GGCACGCTGCGAGTGCTCCTGGTTCTGCTTCACGACTTCCCAGAGTTTCTGTGCGATTACCATTATGGCTTCTGTGACGTCATCCCACCCAACTGCATCCAGCTCCGCAACCTCATCCTCAGTGCCTTTCCACGCAATATGAGGCTTCCTGACCCTTTCACACCCAATCTGAAG GTGGACATGCTGAGCGAGATCAACATCGCTCCACGGATCCTCACAAACTTCACAGGCGTGATGCCTTCACAGTTCAAAAAGGATCTGGACTCATATCTGAAGACGCGCTCACCCGTGACGTTCCTGTCTGAGCTCCGTAGTAACCTGCAG GTGTCTAATGAACCAGGAAACCGCTACAACATCCAGCTGATCAATGCTCTAGTGTTGTATGTGGGGACACAGGCAATTGCTCACATTCACAATAAGGGCAGCACCCCCTCCATGAGCACCATCACCCACTCTGCTCACATGGACATCTTCCAGAATCTGGCTGTGGACCTGGACACTGAGG GGCGTTACCTGTTCTTGAATGCGATCGCCAATCAGCTGCGTTACCCCAACAGTCACACTCACTACTTCAGCTGCACGATGCTCTATCTGTTTGCCGAGGCCAACACTGAGGCCATCCAGGAGCAGATCACCAG GGTTCTGTTGGAGAGGCTGATAGTGAACAGGCCTCACCCGTGGGGTCTCCTCATCACCTTCATCGAGCTGATCAAGAATCCTGCCTTTAAGTTCTGGAGCCACGACTTTGTGCACTGTGCCCCTGAGATTGAAAA GCTGTTTCAGTCTGTCGCCCAGTGCTGCATGGGACAGAAGCAGGCCCAGCAGGTGATGGAGGGCACCGGTGCCAGCTAG